The nucleotide sequence TCTCCTCTGTGATGAAAGAACGGGCCGGCCTGCTGAACACTCCCTCCGGGTTGTCTCTGGGTGTGAAGCTTGGCTCTATGTTTCTTTGGAGGAAACTCTCCACAACGGAGTTGTGAATCAAGCCCTCTGAGGACTCCTCCTGGCGGGAGCTGAATAGGTCCTCggaaacatctgcagcagtaaaATGGGCAAATGAAGCATTAGAGAATACTTGTTCTTTTCTCTTACACCCAGAGATAAAATAATAGTCTGCCCTTGTCCATTATCTGTATTGTCATAAAAACAATTGCTGAAGATGGCATGAAGAAATTAGTGTGAGACGTCTTGGGGAACATGCAAAAATATACCTGGTTTACAGACATAAAAATAAGTTATTTCagggttaaaacaaacattactaATAAATCTAATGACATTGTAAATGAGAATTATAGCTCTACAGCATTCCTGCATTTATTTTCCATACTGTAAAACTGACAAGGCTAACTATACTAAACAACATTCAGTATATATATGTAATTAGTTGTATTCTCCGTCAATCTGCACAATTTTCTTATCATTCGTCCATGCTTTTCTGCACAATTGACTATCCCATCATGACAAATGAGCAGAAAAAGTGCTTCAACATGGTCATACAGTCAATTCAGAGATCCACAGGAATTATCGGATCAAATATTTGAGTGGGTCATACAATGACTGGGTGTGTTTTAGTCAGTAGATTGAATAATATACATGTTCACCAGAAGAAACACTAAAAGTGATTATAGATAAGACACATCACAAGGTCAGTAATGGTGAAAATGTGGCGCCTTCagcctctcacctgcactcctGACTGACCGTCTCCATCGTGAGCCTCCACATGTGAAGATGACTGCCCGGATAAACTCACGGCCACATAGCTTCACCCCATATGTTGGGTTGTCCATGGGCTGAACCCCAGCAACCAGCAGACACACAGCCAGTACCACAGCTTTCCACATAGtactgaaggaaaaaaaagtaaaatagagATAGTTTAAATGACAGAATATTCTCTGCTTTGAGCAGCACTTAGCTTTCTGTCTCCTAGTTTGCAAGAGCTATGACTTTCTAGGTGACCCAGGTGTGGTTTATAAAGAGCTTTGGAGCCGTGCATGGGAGTCATGCACACGGCGTCTGCAGGCCTTCTCACAGAGAAAACCAGATTCGAAAGAGAGATACAGTCAGAGACCTTTATGGAGACAAAAAGCGGACTAAAGGTGGCATAAATCACGAATACGTCAGAGGCCTCGATGATCGAATTGTGTTTCAGCATTAGAAGCACTTTTGTCAACTTTAATATCCGTCAATATTATGACTTCATCAGATCCCACTCACATTTAATACGTTAAACAATCCATAATCATGGGTCATGTAGTGAGGGTTAACGTGAGGAGCATACTGACATTAATAATGTCAACCATGAAATGTATGAGACTAGGCTATCTGACATAATAAAACTTCATAGCATACTGGCCAATTACAACTCTGTCTCCATTTTTATGTTTCCCATGGCCATGGCAATTTCCTTCACTAATTGTGGCACTATAAATAGCTAAATCATGGTCTCTTGTCCCTAACTGAGATTGTTGAGGATGCATGGATATTCTATGGGTGAAATTAATTActcaaagcaaaataaataaataaatcagacaatatatttttattacaaaatgaaTCTTCAAGTTGGCAGCTGACACCAATGAATACACCATAGGGACACTCAAGACATAGAGCAACATCTTAAGTCATtcctttcaaaaataaaaatgctaaaaacatgATGAATGGACATTGCCTGAACACATGAAATTAACCTTTCAGGCCTTGTTACGCATGTTGCCATGAATTCCCCTTATCGGATTTTACACTCACTGACACCACTATAAGGATATATTTAGGCCATTGTGATCAGTTTTGCCATTTTTAATCCACATAAGACCCTATATAACTATTGTATGTATAATTTTCCCTTTCTCTTGAAAATCCCTTATTCTGTCATCTGTTTGCCAGAAGGTGAACTGGTAGGACTGAGGCAGGACCAGTGACATTTTCAATATCAGATAACATAGAAGTCTTATTATGAgtcagacaaaaataaaacacatttttatctgTGTATCCACATAGTCAAAGGTCGCTGGTTTGGGAAATTACAatggagatactgaatttgtaattaatgtgatgataacaagcaaacaaaatggcatttTAGGAGGGTGTCCACCTTGGCATTCATTAACACAGTGTCACAGAAGTGACACATGGTCACAGGAGCAATATGAAAATGTCCCATGCTTTATTATAAATGTGTGGTGTATAAACCATGAACAGGCTATAATAATTTGgtgctacatactgtatactttTAGAGATCATTTTgaaataattaacaaattactttgtttttcactacacagaagctgtTGTTATTCTAATGTTCTGTTTTATGACGgctgcattattataaaataaaatataacaagtAATTTAGGCTTAGATGATTGCCAACTGGTTATCCATGGCAAGCAGTACCTGTTCACTGGGCTGTTCCAACTTTTTATAGCACAGAAATACATGTGTAAACAGATGTATTTGATTTATCCATTACCATTATATAAAAGAGTTGACAGGCGAGAGTCAGTAATGAGCCTCTTTACTACTATTcctttacttttacttgtactGGAGCTACCTTGATGAAGTGAGATAAAGCGAGTGTCTACAGTGTAAAGGAAGACTACTTAGTTAAACTGTCACTAGAATCAAATCACTATTTGTTACCATAAAGTAGTTTCATCTCATCTTGTTCTTGTGACCCCAGGGATAGCGTAGCATCCACTATAATGTTAAAAATTTAATGACTATGATCAAGGGCGTTcctttgtgttaaaaagtggtggggacaaaaagGCTGAGATTACATGTGAGACGATGCACATTattggggtcatgagaacaaatcgagaagatattttaacacaattttgaagaaataatcagtgctgaaatatatgagtgggggtctgggggtcctcccccccGAAGATTTTGAGCCTTAAACACTtaattaaacctgcattctgaagacattttctgTACCAATTTAtcatggaaatgtctttatttatatgaagggaaacacaaaattcaggtaacaattcaaaatataaaaatataatgaaatataatacagtaatcagtagcttgtatttttttagcttaaaGGTGACCTATTATACTACATTTCCAGCCATATATTGTGGTTCTGTGATTCCTGTAtggtagctttgcatgattcaaagttcaaaaaaataattttctatcttatactggctcttcatgcagGCCcgcatttcagcctctgtctgaaacaagctgtagatgctcctgtctctttaaacCCCCACGTTCCACCCATAGACTGGTTCCAccccaaagcccactgtcttctgactGGCCAAGACCCTGAAGCATGCTTACCAGGCTGTTCTTGCCACTGAGCAGTACAAGGTTCAAGGTTCAAAGTTCAAGGTTACTTTATTATCCCCGAGGGGCAATTTGGTTTACAGACAGCAGTAACAAATACATgtttcaaacacaacaaataaacaaacacaaccacagtacaacatttaaattgaatttaCAGGTTATTATTAACAATGGGAATAACAGCCGAGATGAATGACCTTTTTAATCTATTCATTCTGCATCGCGGAAGACTATATCTGCGCCTGGATGGCAGCAGCATAAATTCAACCCACAAGGGATGACTCGGATCAGCCAGGATGTCTCTCGCCTTCTTCAAGGATCTGACCTAATACAGGTCATGTAAGTCATCTAAGGGTGCGCCCGCAATTTTGCTGCATACCTTCACAACACCTTGCATgctatttttctgtttaatagaAAGTGACCCGTGCCAGCAgataaaagagaaagtgagaactgactcaataaaacagaataaaacattttcattaaaacagtGTCGACATTAAAACTGCGAAGCTTACGAAAAAAGTACATGCGCTGATGTGCTTTTTTACACACAGCATCAGCCTGGGACTCAAAGCCCAGTTTAGTGTCGATCACAGTCCTAAGATATTTGTACTGCTGCACTAGTTCAACTGGCTGATTGTCCATTACAACAGGGGAAATGACCGTGGGATTTCTTCTGAAGTCGATGCACATCTCTTTCGTTTTTTGccacattaatgtttaaaaaggaGGATTTGCACCAATCAATAAAATCATTCATTACAGGACCGTGTTCAGGGTCATCACTGCCGAGGAGAGACACAATGACCGAATCATCCGCAAATTTAATAATGTGGTGCCGTTCATGATGGCTTTGGCATTCATTTgtgtataaaacaaataaaagaggGGAGAGGACGCAGCCCTGGGGGGACCCGGTAGAAGATAAAAAAACCTTTCATTCTCACCCTTTCTGACCTCACTGTTAAAAAATCCATCAGCCAGCAAATCAGTCCATCCCTGTTGCGTCATCCACGCCTCTGCCCGACCTGTAGGCAAACTGGAGAGGGTCTAACTTATTCTGTACAATGTCCAAAAGTGCATCCTTCACTAGCCTTTCAAAAGCTTTCATGACAAGAGATGTAAGTGCCACTGGTCTGAAGTCATTGAGGGGAGTTTGAATCTTAGGCACAGGAACAATTATTTAGTCCTTCCAAAGACAAGGGACCATATGCAGCTGTAAGGACAACTGGAAGATGAAGCAGAAGATGTCTGCCAGATGGACGGCACAGTTCTTCTGTCCCCCGATCCCATCGGGACCTGGACTCTTCCTTTTTTTGACACCACGGAAGAGTTTCGAGACCGTGAATTTATCAATGGGCACAATATTATTTATAGGATTACagtcaacattttttaaaacagacaTCTCCTCACTAAAATCATGGACATTAAAAcgattttaaaaagcattttgttCATTAGAAAAGTCCAGGTCGGTTTCACCATTGtgagaaataaaacactttttggaCTGCAACCCCATCATGGTTTTCACGCCCTCCCATGCAGGACATGAATTGCCAGTGCGCAGCAAGTTTTCCACTTTGTCCTTATATACGCTCTTGGCAAGCTTGAGTTCCTTTTTCACCTGTTTAGATTGTGCCCTGTGCTGTATCATGTCAAACCTGATTAAAACTAATTAATTTCTctgattaattttttaattttgactgATTTGGAGACCCAGGGTTTATTATTTGGATAAATGGAGAGGGATTTCCGGgagatatatataaaatatatataggcAGACACAGTTTCTGTCAGTTCATCTAAATCCGGACATGTATTTTTAAACACATCCCAATCAGTGACAGTAAAACAGTCCTGGAGACACTGAACAGAGTTTTCCTTCCATACCGGAACAAATCTTCTTTCCTCTTTGTGCCTCTTCAGGACCGATTTGTACGTCGGaactaaataaacaacattatgGTCAGATGTTCCAAGAGGGGCTCTAGGAAGAGATTTGTCAGCCCCCTTAACCGTGCCAAAACAAAGGTCCAGACACTTTGAGTGACGTCGGACAAGTGACCTACAGTGAGACAGACTAAGCCAGGCTGCATTCAAATGACCATATAAGGAAAAGAGTAGAAAAAAACTGGGGAAATCTGAAGTTTTGGCTTTGGTCATATTTAACGTGACCAtccatttacattacatttattcatttagctgacgctttaattcaaagcgacttacaattgctatatatgtcagaggttgcacgcctctggagcaatgaggggttaagtgtcttgcttagggaGGATGTGGAGGGGTCACAGTGgaggattgaacccgggtctctcacaccaatggcatgtgtcttatccactgttccatcaccagcCCCATCTGACAATGTAACACTATAGAAAAGACAGAATATACAGAAAAGCATAATATGTCTCCTTAAAGTTactttttggacaatgcacatttgtttcttctgtacGTAGGCCTACCTTGCGGACACAGAAAGCAGAAGATCGGGTGCTTTATGCAAGTGTGCGCACAAAGTTTCTTGTCCATCAACTTTGTGTGAATCAACTTATGACAGCCTGGAAAGGGCTgggcattaaaaaaaggttgacgtggtgctacagcaaactttcgaAATGTTAAACTTGTTCTGCATTAATGGTTATGATTAATGAAGTTATCACTTAGCATTAACACattagagactaaccaccatgtaTAGCAATTTTCTTTAACtggatttaatgaataagaaCAGTGTACCATAATTAAACTGCtgactggaattaatattatatactAGTGCATGGTTTACAAACTAATCACCAGTTACTTAAATCCACCCCCAGGCCCAACCTTCCACCCACTGCGGATGTGGTCTGCCTCCTTCCCCAATTGTCctctttttttgaaaaccaaaacatgGTCACCCTAGACATGTctccagcatccccagtgtaaatggaACCCATGTCTATGATAGACAGGGATGTTCCACAAATGGGCGTGGAAGGCtttgtagtaaaaaaaaaaaatgctgttccTGCGCCTTTAAGACAATTTGGCAGttttcagccaatcagagcacagAAGGGGGAGGGAAGGGAGCGGGTGGGTAGCAACAGTTGCCCTGGTGAGGACGAAGCGCCATAGCCACGGTAGCCCTGGCGACAAGAGCCCAGCAAcaagaatcaacaacaacaacaactgaatccgccataaaaataaaagaagacaGTTTACCGGCGGGAAATACACACGTGGAACCAGAGGTGAAGCTCTTTACATATAGGAACTATTTTATGTCCAATTATGCTTCAACTGAATTGTGCTGTTGCCTTTTCACCTTGTTGTGTCAGTAGCCATAACAGCCAAGTGCTTCGCTGAGGTTAGCCTGCAAGCTAGCCGTCGTGCTGATAATCAGTCGTTTCTTAAGTGGGGTAGTTTGTGCAAGTGATACTGAAGTGTGCCTGCCATGACGACGCGGCCACAGATGCACACTCAAGCAGGCCGTTGTTATGGCGATGTCAAATGCAAAAGGTACAAAATGGCGGTTGTTGTAGAGACCAGTTAGCTCGCTGCCCGTGTTATCTCTGCTAGATAGCTAGCTTCAGCGCTGTCACGACAGACGTGTGCTCGCTGCTGCTCACCAGTAACGGGCACTCGTCTTTTTTAACGATAATTTACGTGCATCATACGGAGGAATAAGacattatgtgtttgttttttcagctgcCGGCTCAACGCAACACCAAGTCCCGGAGTACGTACCGTGTAACGTTACTCCCCATTCGTGAGAACAAATTAGGGTAGTCAAATTAAAAGTGTTCTTTTGACAGTTTTGGCTGTAAGTTACTGTTGAGGCAGGGGCAGAGTTGTAACAATCACATGCAAGTGAAATATCGTGTCTGTCGATTGTGGAAAGTTGAAGAAGCTAGGGCAGGTGGCGGACATTTAACATCTAACGTTAATGGGCGTGGCGGAGGAGAGCGATTTGCAGGTGCTTTGAAGGTCCCAGGTCATCTTAGGGTTAGAGTTAGCTTTGTAGAATATTAATAGGGTTTCTTGTTGCCATCTGACCATTAACGTCAGGACTAAAACCGACTCATTTGGTTTTGTATGATGTAAACCATTTCCTCTGCCCTATCTTTTTTTATAGTCCGTTAAACAAAGATGAAGAAAGACACGAAGTTTATAAGTCAGCATCTAGGATATTGAAttaaaaatatcacaaatttaGGACAATGTGTACCTGTCATTTCCTCATAACTGTGTACAACATAAAAGTCTGCATTGCAATATTAGTGTAGCGTGGTAAGGGATTTTCCCAACTTGTGCTATAGGCACAATTTTGTATGTGAATGGCAGAGGATGTGAGATCACATTACAGGTAATGAGACACCGAAATGCATGTTCCTGTCAATGGTCCTCTACCGTTCTCCACATTAGCTGCACCACCAACAGGCCATAATAGTACTTTCCTCTTACTCATTCATTCGCATCTAGGCACCAAATGAGAATGCAGAAATATACCTGATGTCCCCAAGAAATGAACTGTTGACCACAGATTAAAGTTACTAGAAACAAATAGGCCGGTATAGTGATCACATCAGCATCTGATGTTGATTACTATGTTCTGCTTACACTTTTAACATAATGTCTTAAGTGTTGTCCATGTCTAGTCACAAAAATATTAAGGATTACCTCTGTACTGCCAGTTACACATTATCaaagtaatatattactagAAGCTGTGATTCATTGCATCCCTCTTATCTAGCAAAACTCTTACTAGATCTCTATCCCCTGCCCTGTATGTACCTCAGTAAGTATACAGTGGTTCGAATGATCAAATTACATCAGGTTATTCTAACCAAATGCAGCCTGGAAACAAACAGTTCCAGGATTAATCCTGAGGATCAAATCTCACGCCACCCATCTCAGTAACAGTTTTtttccacagacagacaggctgctgAATAGCTGACGCATACAAATGCACTGATCCCTTTTTGCAAATAGTATGTATGCAGTGTTACATGTTGGTGCACTGGGTATATGGTTATGTGTTATTGTATGGAAggtctatatttatttatgaacaCAAAGTATGAGAGAGCCATGGCACTAGCATTTCACTCTACTTGTGATAATAAACTTGAATTTGAGTAGACGATTTCAGAGCATCTCTTTACTAAAATGCATGACTTTGCTACTTTCTAGGCTGATTCCCAGCTCTTGTTATGGCCACCTCAGGCTACGTAGGTGAGATCCAGCCAGCAGCCCAACCCCAGGGGGCTGGTGTTACCGTCACACCGGGGCAACCTGATGCCAGCTCAACACCTCCAACCGCCACTCAGTTTCTAGCTGAGATTCAGACTACTGTGGCCACTCCCACTGTTGTCACACCCACAGGGCAAACTACTCCTACTGATCAAGCCACCTCCATCACCACTCAGAAGCCTGCAGCTGGTAGTCAAGCCCAGTCCACAGCACAGGCACCGCCAGCTCAGACACAATATGTGACTGCAGAGATCCAGGGCTCTCCCACACAGTCTGGAAATGCTCAAAGCACTCCTCAGTACATCGTTGTCACAGTCACAGGTAAGGGCTGAACATCACATACCATTAAATCTCAATGGCACTAATGGAGACCAGGCCAGTGCAGGGCTTTGCAGTTATACATGCACAGAAGCAACATTTTTATGGATTGTAATTGTGAAGAACTAAGATATTCTttcacacattaaaataaacagttttagCTAGTTGGCTCGCTACACAGTTCCTTGTTTAATAATTGTTATTGAAATATTGTTATTATGTAAGTTTGAGACTTTGCCTGAATGGTTGAATGGGTGAGTGGTACACTTACAAAAGGACAGCATATCAATAACTTTATGGAAGTGAAAGAATGTCACCAACATGTGAAacttattgtttattatttatatgtgtatttattgtttatatgtaaTTATgcgctttggcaacattgtttgcctaaacattcatgccaatacagctaaattaaatcaaatgaaaatacagTGGTAAACGCTTTAAGTGATCACATTCACAGTGATCAGCAGCTTATATGGATCAAAAAGTTTGAATCATTCCTGTAGAAATGCTACTTAATGTTTTTAGTAATCAAGTAGTCTGCTTGGTGTTCATTTTGAGTCTTCTCCTACATGACaacatattgtttttaaactctGCTACCAGTTTGGCATTGATAGCTTAGCAGTTTATTTTCAGGCCTGTTCACAATTGAGAAATGCACTGAAGCCATCGCCAGTTCTATTTGCACTACTGACATCACTGTATTTGTAACAGCACAGTACTGTTTTAGCCTTTAGTATGATTATAAACTAAATTAAGCTGTATTTTATATACAGCACATTAATGTATTACTGTATAGTGCCTTTGAATTACACACAGTACAGTGAATGTACAGTAATTTGAAAATAGTATGAAAACAGCTCTACTGTATTCTGAAAGTCAAAAAAATTCAGTAGATGGCAaagctctctctgtctgcttcatTACTTTATATCCATGTAATTATCACCTCATTATAAGAGGTTTCCACTGTATTCACAGTACCATCTTTGTCTTTCAGAGGGCTCCCTTCACTCAAgtgacagtgtgtcagactCCAGCCCCCCTCCAGCTGTGGTGCAGACAGGGGTTCCCACACAGGTTGTTCAGCAGGTACAGGCGGCTCAGCAGGTAAAATTTGcacgtacacacaaacacaacatgaaaTTAATGTTTTCTAAATTCTTAAAACTATGTAGTATCTTTATCTCAGCAGAGGTCCGTGGTGCAGGCCACCTCTCAGATAGCCAAGACTGAGCCAGGCACCCAGCTCAGTGTCACCAGTCTACAGCCTGTTCATATCAGCCCGGAGGTAAGttaaaaacaagaacacagtaacacagttcATCATTGGTGATCAAATATGATGTCTGACAATCACTTGTACTGTCACTGACCGACACACATTTGTggaatacaaacacacatgtcaTCAGAGCTTCCATCACAAAAGTAGATCACTTGTGACATCCAAAACTTTTTGGGTTTGTGTTAGTCAACTAATCACATCTGTGGTTGAACCTACCTCTGTCGGCTTCCAGCTCTTCCCTAGCACCGAGGTGACAGCGTTAGTCAGGGATAACAATCTAGAAGAATGGCAGCTGCATCATGAGATAAGAAAGCCAGAGTGCCCGGCCTGGGCATCAGCAGGCCACATACAAGAATGTTGCGGCAATCCCCTCTACCTTCCCTTGGACCTCCTTCAGTATTACCAATCACTGTACTTGCTCTCTGTACATGCGGACAAAGAGATAGGAGACCAACCTCATCAGCCACCACTGCAGGCTACAACTGACATTTTCCAAGTAGGTCAGGGACACAAGGGAGGATGGTATGGAGTGAAGGAAAACGAATCTGTCTGTAGCAAAGAAATGTATATAAGTTATAACTGCAAAAGAAACTCAACAAAACTGAACACGAAAAAGATGTATTCTCAGGCGATGAAACAGTTGATATGGTCTAACTTGGGGCGCAAGGATTTATAggatttttgtgtgtctgtatgtgtgtgtgcgcccacTCCTTAGGTCCAGCAGCAGCTCACACCAGTGCCAGTGCAACATGTGTACACCAATCAAGTGCAGTATGTGGAAGGAGGAGACAACAACTACACCACCAGCACCATGTTAGAATAAAACATTGAGCATCATGTCCAGACAGAACCTTTTTACAGTTTCATTTCTCCAACACTTTCTAACACGCCTGTTCATGTCTTCCATCCAGTCGTTCCAGCGCCTTCCCTTACACTGACACACCCCTGTACACCCAGACCACTGCTGCCCAGTATTATGAAGGTCAGCCAACCTCAGGCTCACAGGCCTCCACCCCTGGTACGCCTCTAActgtctctgtgactgctgGCACAACAGGGGGTGTGTCCATGTTTGTGGCCCAGCCCACCAGTGCAGCAGGGGGAGGGGCCACTGTGGTGACCACTGGTGGCACCACCAATGGGGCAGGGGAAGGGGCAGGCACCAACGGTGGCGCAGCAGGCAGCTATGTGATCCAGGGGGGTTACATGCTGGGCAGCAGCAGTGGAGGGACAGCTGGCAACAGTCAGAACTACTCACACACCGCCCGCGCTTCCCCAGCCACTGTGAGTATTACAGAGGGCGAGGAGAGTAGCGTGCCGTCGGCAGACAAGAAGGTATGCAGAGGCGCCAAGCGCAGGAATTTCTTCTCGTTTTGTTCTCATCCACAACCCTTTGGTGGCGCACACTGATGACATCATAGTTTTGTCCAGTGGAAAGCACAATTAAAAATGCGGAGATTCGTATTAGCTGCAGGTGATATAATACTTTTAGTATAGATCACAATAAAACTTGTTGTAGTTTGCACTATTTTTAACTGTGATTTCCTCTTCtaagaaaacaaaaccatgACCTCATCATTTTCATATCATTGCAGTGCATGTGACGAGGGGCATTTTTTAATTTGCCTGAAATGTCCCAACACTATATTGTTCATCCCAAATTCATCATAATGAACCCCATATGGTAATGATAACCGACCTATGTTTGGCAAACATCCCATCAGTATTCCAGGTCATTAATTCATTGCATACCAAAGTTGTATGCCACGGCACGCAAACAAAcgtatttgtgttttcattcctAAATGATCAACAAACAGTAAATGTGaatggatttgtttgtttgtaataatTTCTTGAttagaaaaatgtgtgtgcatgtactgtatattgagCTGAGAAATGTGGGTAATGTGTTTGCAAATAAGCACGAGTATGTTTTTGTGCTTATATGTCGAggtgtgttttcctgtttggGTCAATTGGCTTTGCTAACTGCACcagctattttcttttttccttgcCTGCGTGTCAGGTACAGTGGTTGCTGGACAACTATGAGACAGCTGAAGGAGTGAGTCTGCCACGTTCCACCCTCTACTGCCACTATCTGCTGCACTGCCAGGAGCAGAAACTAGAGCCTGTTAATGCTGCCTCCTTCGGGAAACTCATTAGATCTGTGTTCATGGGGCTACGCACACGACGCCTTGGCACACGGTAAGACGGGTCATCAAACATCAAACTGTTACAGAAGACATGCAAGACACATAagggtgcacatacacacagtccgTTTATACCCCTTTCTTACACAGCTTCCCTCTATGACAAAACAGGGTTAAATATATTGACACTAATATATTGACTAATGTGCTGATTTTATATGCATGAGATCAAAataccgagagagagagagagaagtgcaGAGACAACACTTTCTCCCACAATCTCTGCCCTACCACAGTGATGCACATCAGCAGCACAGGCATCCTCTTCATATGCACTGAATGCATATAGGTCTCAATTAGTGGACACCCAATGCAAAGTTTCTCACATAAGACCTATAAAGCTCCTTGGAGCTTTGCAAAATGTTCTCCTACGGTAGGAAGAAGTGTGGGtagagatgaagacagacagcatGTGAGTGGGTGAGTGAGTTTCACACAGGAGGGGAGGGTGAGCAAGTGAGATTGACTTTTTAGAAATATTTGGTAATAtggatttagaaaaaaaatacagtatgtctgGTTATTTTATTTCTTGATATTAAAGATATATGTTTTAACCCAGTCTGGATTGAGACTATGTATATAGGTTTGAGGGAATTACCAAATGTTTATATAGACAACATAAACCCCTTGTCTCACGTCCTCTTGTTTTCTCCACTATAGATTCACAATGGGAGACAGATTTGCCATTTTGAACACAGAAACATATTTCATCTGTTCTAACAGGGGTAATTCTAAATACCACTACTACGGGCTGAGGATCAAGGCAGGCTCTTCTCTTCTCCGCCTGATGGAAGAC is from Micropterus dolomieu isolate WLL.071019.BEF.003 ecotype Adirondacks linkage group LG02, ASM2129224v1, whole genome shotgun sequence and encodes:
- the rfx1a gene encoding MHC class II regulatory factor RFX1a isoform X2; this translates as MATSGYVGEIQPAAQPQGAGVTVTPGQPDASSTPPTATQFLAEIQTTVATPTVVTPTGQTTPTDQATSITTQKPAAGSQAQSTAQAPPAQTQYVTAEIQGSPTQSGNAQSTPQYIVVTVTEGSLHSSDSVSDSSPPPAVVQTGVPTQVVQQVQAAQQRSVVQATSQIAKTEPGTQLSVTSLQPVHISPELFPSTEVTALVRDNNLEEWQLHHEIRKPECPAWASAGHIQECCGNPLYLPLDLLQYYQSLYLLSVHADKEIGDQPHQPPLQATTDIFQVQQQLTPVPVQHVYTNQVQYVEGGDNNYTTSTIRSSAFPYTDTPLYTQTTAAQYYEGQPTSGSQASTPGTPLTVSVTAGTTGGVSMFVAQPTSAAGGGATVVTTGGTTNGAGEGAGTNGGAAGSYVIQGGYMLGSSSGGTAGNSQNYSHTARASPATVSITEGEESSVPSADKKVQWLLDNYETAEGVSLPRSTLYCHYLLHCQEQKLEPVNAASFGKLIRSVFMGLRTRRLGTRGNSKYHYYGLRIKAGSSLLRLMEDQQHLAMRQQPFSQKQRLKPVHKVEGMTNGTASGAGQQQQQQGSGQVDISTQVQQYQQFLDASRALPEFPDIDLQGKSLPEGIELEHIKSFQLLYREHCEAILDVMVNLQFTLVETLWKTFWRFSQSQAGDATLAVHDESEKRLPKSCLVLLCKYEPVLRWSRDCDNSLYQGLVEILIPDVLRPIPSALTQAIRNFAKSLESWLTNAMMNIPEEMVRIKVTSANAFAQTLRRYTSLNHLAQAARAVLQNTAQINQMLSDLNRVDFANVQEQASWVCRCEDRVVQRLEQDFKLTLQQQNSLEQWAAWLDGVVSQVLKPYQQSPAFPKAAKLFLLKWSFYSSMVIRDLTLRSAASFGSFHLIRLLYDEYMYYLIEHRVAQAKGETPIAVMGEFASLGRGLSQLDPDKEEEEEEEEESDDEGQELSLPSDGGVLGEESLEPPAKLARTDQRVLFTTGSADN
- the rfx1a gene encoding MHC class II regulatory factor RFX1a isoform X8; its protein translation is MATSGYVGEIQPAAQPQGAGVTVTPGQPDASSTPPTATQFLAEIQTTVATPTVVTPTGQTTPTDQATSITTQKPAAGSQAQSTAQAPPAQTQYVTAEIQGSPTQSGNAQSTPQYIVVTVTEGSLHSSDSVSDSSPPPAVVQTGVPTQVVQQVQAAQQRSVVQATSQIAKTEPGTQLSVTSLQPVHISPELFPSTEVTALVRDNNLEEWQLHHEIRKPECPAWASAGHIQECCGNPLYLPLDLLQYYQSLYLLSVHADKEIGDQPHQPPLQATTDIFQVQQQLTPVPVQHVYTNQVQYVEGGDNNYTTSTIRSSAFPYTDTPLYTQTTAAQYYEGQPTSGSQASTPGTPLTVSVTAGTTGGVSMFVAQPTSAAGGGATVVTTGGTTNGAGEGAGTNGGAAGSYVIQGGYMLGSSSGGTAGNSQNYSHTARASPATVQWLLDNYETAEGVSLPRSTLYCHYLLHCQEQKLEPVNAASFGKLIRSVFMGLRTRRLGTRGNSKYHYYGLRIKAGSSLLRLMEDQQHLAMRQQPFSQKQRLKPVHKVEGMTNGTASGAGQQQQQQGSGQVDISTQVQQYQQFLDASRALPEFPDIDLQGKSLPEGIELEHIKSFQLLYREHCEAILDVMVNLQFTLVETLWKTFWRFSQSQAGDATLAVHDESEKRLPKSCLVLLCKYEPVLRWSRDCDNSLYQGLVEILIPDVLRPIPSALTQAIRNFAKSLESWLTNAMMNIPEEMVRIKVTSANAFAQTLRRYTSLNHLAQAARAVLQNTAQINQMLSDLNRVDFANVQEQASWVCRCEDRVVQRLEQDFKLTLQQQNSLEQWAAWLDGVVSQVLKPYQQSPAFPKAAKLFLLKWSFYSSMVIRDLTLRSAASFGSFHLIRLLYDEYMYYLIEHRVAQAKGETPIAVMGEFASLGRGLSQLDPDKEEEEEEEEESDDEGQELSLPSDGGVLGEESLEPPAKLARTDQRVLFTTGSADN